In Gordonia iterans, the following proteins share a genomic window:
- a CDS encoding alpha-E domain-containing protein — MMLARNADSLFWIGRYVERADDTARILDVAVQQLLEDPTVDTDRMVSHVLTVLGFDPGEGPHSVWSLADTVAYDRNAPGSIVGLLRAARENARGAREVISSEMWECLNATYMGLGDAERRARRLGPHDFLTHIKGRAAMFAGLSDATLSHDDGYSYLLLGRSIERVDMTARLLLSRTADHASSPSWMSVLMAAGGQDTYIRAYRGAVEAEKVVEFMMVDRLFPRSIFHTLRVAEQNLAELDKRPDRVGAQSEALLLLGRARSNLEFIDPRELMRDLSGYLLRLQQTCRLVSESVVEEHFHVAPYVSWTDTGLTAGHDGEAAR; from the coding sequence ATGATGCTCGCTCGCAACGCCGATTCGCTGTTCTGGATCGGGCGATACGTCGAACGCGCCGACGACACGGCGCGCATCCTCGACGTCGCCGTCCAGCAACTGCTGGAGGATCCGACCGTCGACACCGACCGCATGGTGAGCCATGTGCTCACGGTGCTCGGCTTCGACCCGGGCGAAGGACCGCACTCGGTGTGGAGCCTGGCCGACACCGTCGCCTACGACCGCAACGCGCCCGGCTCCATCGTCGGGCTGCTGCGGGCCGCGCGGGAGAACGCCCGCGGCGCCCGGGAGGTGATCTCCAGTGAGATGTGGGAATGCCTCAATGCGACGTACATGGGCCTGGGCGACGCGGAACGCCGCGCGCGCCGGCTCGGCCCGCACGACTTCCTCACTCACATCAAGGGCCGTGCCGCGATGTTCGCCGGGCTGTCCGACGCCACCCTCAGCCACGACGACGGCTACAGCTATCTGCTTCTGGGACGCTCGATCGAGCGTGTCGACATGACCGCGCGGCTGCTCCTGTCGCGGACCGCCGATCACGCGAGCTCGCCGTCGTGGATGAGCGTGCTGATGGCGGCCGGCGGCCAGGACACCTACATCCGCGCGTATCGCGGCGCGGTGGAGGCCGAGAAGGTGGTCGAGTTCATGATGGTCGACCGGCTGTTCCCGCGGTCGATCTTCCACACGCTGCGCGTGGCCGAACAGAACCTCGCCGAGCTGGACAAGCGGCCCGACCGCGTCGGCGCGCAGTCCGAGGCGCTGCTGCTGCTCGGGCGGGCCCGCAGCAACCTGGAGTTCATCGATCCGCGCGAACTGATGCGCGATCTCTCCGGCTATCTGCTCCGGCTGCAGCAGACGTGCCGGCTGGTGAGCGAATCGGTCGTGGAGGAGCACTTCCACGTCGCACCGTATGTTTCCTGGACCGACACCGGCCTCACCGCCGGGCACGACGGAGAGGCAGCACGATGA